Genomic window (Fodinibius salicampi):
CATGTGGCCTATGGGCGGGGCTTGGTTGACGCACCAACTTTGGGAGAAATACCTTTATACAGGAGATGAAAAGTATTTACAAGAAGTCTATCCCGTGCTAAAAAGCGCCGCGGAGTTTTACGTGGATTTTCTGGTGGAAGAACCCGAAAATGGCTGGCTGGTGGTAGCTCCGAGTAATTCTCCCGAGAATGCTCCGCAAAGTCGCCCGGATGTATCCATTACAGCCGGAGCTACTATGGATAACCAGTTGGTCTTCGAGCTGTTTTCTAATACGATTCGAGCCGCTGAGGCCCTGGAAAGAGATCGGGAATTTGCAAAAACGCTTAGGAAAAAGAGAGCCAAACTTCCCCCGATGCAGATCGGTCGGCTGGGGCAGCTCCAGGAATGGATGGAAGATCTAGACAGCCCCGAAGATAAACACCGCCACGTCTCACACTTGTTTGGGCTGCATCCTGCTGCTCAGATCTCTCCTTATCGTACGCCAAAACTTTTTGATGCGGCCCGTACCTCCCTGCAATACCGCGGCGATGTATCAACCGGCTGGTCAATGGGTTGGAAGGTAAATTTCTGGGCGCGCCTGCTGGATGGAAATCATGCATTGAAACTTATTGAAGATCAGCTTGCGCCGGTGGGATCTGATCGGAATCTTGGGGGTGGAGGTACTTATCCCAACCTGTTTGATGCGCACCCGCCATTCCAGATAGATGGTAACTTTGGATGTACGGCTGGCATTGCCGAGATGCTAATGCAGAGCCATGATGGAGCCATCCACTTGCTACCTGCCCTGCCCGATGAGTGGGACAGCGGCCAGATTAGTGGCCTGCGGGCGCGCGGTGGATTTGTTATTGAATCTTTGAAATGGAAGGATGGAAAGGTTTCTGAACTTAAAATAAAATCGACACTCGGTGGTAATGCCCGTATCCGCGTATCTGATGAACTGGTAGGATTGGAAGGGTTGAAGTTAAAGAAAGCAAGCGGATCGAATCCCAATACTTTTTATGAGCTTGCTGAAACACCAAAGCCCATAATATCGTCCAAAGCTAAATTGAATACTTTGAATATAGCTGATGTTAATGAATATGATTTTGAAACCGACGCTGACCAGACCTATATGCTGGTTGGCAAATGATAATGATATCAAGGTAAACTTTCTATTGATGAAATAGGATAATTTTGTACCAGAATACAACTAAAGAAATGCGTGGAGCAAAATGAATCTAATGTTTTCCAAATTTAACACAAAAATCTATTTCAAACTTGTTCTTCTTTCTTAGTTGAAGTGGCAAATCGGAAGAAGAAACGATTGGTTATGTACAATTATCCCACGATAACCGTCGTCCCTTTCCCTTCTACCCTTTGTGGGGAGAGGGCAAGTTTTTAATAATAGAAATCATTTTTCACATTAGTAGTTCATAAGTTCTATTTATAAACAGATCGTTAAATTATTGTCATGAAAATAAAAAAACAGTTAATTGAATTTAGTGGTATAATAATTCTCATCGCCATATTAATATTGACAGCAGGAAGTAACCAGGTCAATGGGCAAGTAACCAATGTTAATGCTCATGAGCCTTCCAAGTCGTTATCTGAGACTTATGATAGTATGTTTAAAATTGGTGTGGCGCTAAATAGGTGGCAAGTCAGGGGTGAAAATTCGCAGGCGGAGTCACTCATTAGAAAGCATTTCAATTCCATTACGCCTGAAAACGAAATGAAATGGGCACGGATTCATCCCGAACCAGATGAATATAATTTTGAAGCCGCCGACCAGTTTGTAACATTTGGCGAAAATCGCGATATGTTTATTGTAGGCCATACGCTGGTTTGGCATTCTCAAATCCCGGATTGGACATTTTTGGATGAGAATGGAGATGAACTCGATAGCAAGGCGCTTCTTAAGCGTATGAAAGATCATATTGATACGGTAGTTGGACGCTACAAGGGGCGCGTTGATGCCTGGGATGTGGTGAACGAAGCGGCCACTTGGTCAGATGGATTGCGACAGTCTAAATGGCTCGAAATTATTGGAGAAGAATATTTAGGCAAGGCGTTCCAATACGCTCATGAAGCGGATCCAGATGCTGAATTATATTATAACGATTATAACCTGTGGGCACCCGATAAGCGTGAGACGGTGGTAAAAATGGTCAAGCGCCTTAAAGAAAACAACGTCCCGATCCACGGAGTGGGAATGCAGGGACATTATGGCCTTGAAAGTCCTTCGCTCAAACAAATTGAGGAAAGTATTAAAGCATTTTCTGAACTGGGAGTAAAGGTGATGATTACCGAGCTTGATGTAAGCGTGTTACCCTCTCGGGATGACGTGAATGTGAGTTATAATCCTGATGAAAGGCAAGGGGCAGAGGCTGATGTTCCGGAGGCCCTAAACCCGTACACAGAGGGATTGCCTGATTCTGTTCAGCAGCAACTTAAGAATCGTTATGTGGAACTGTTTGAACTTTTTAAAAAACACCAGGATAAAATAGGCCGGGTAACTTTTTGGGGATTGCATGATGGAGGTTCCTGGCTCAATAATTTTCCTATTCCCGGCAGAACAAATTATCCCCTGCTATTTAATCGTGAGTACCAGCCGAAAGCAGCGTTTCATGGTGTTTTGGAAGCAGCTGGGAATTAATGTAAAGTACAGTAATAAAAAATGAATTCAACTACTTCATACTTGTTAAAAGGGACCTTCCTTCTTTTCCTGATTCTTTTAGCTCAAACGGGATTATCACAATCCATAGAGCCAGGTAAAAAAACAAATTCTACTACCTACGCACAGAATCCCGTGATATGGGCGGATGTTCCCGACCCGTCCATTATCCGGGTGGGAGATTCATATTACATGAGCAGCACAACCATGCATTTTAATCCCGGTGTCCCAATAATGAAATCGAATGACTTGGTAAACTGGGAGATCGTCAATTATGTATATGATACTCTTGATGACAGTGATCCGTTTTTACTCCAAAACGGGCAGAATGCATATGGCGAAGGCACCTGGGCCAGCAGCCTGCGCTATCATAATGGGACGTTTTATTTAGCTACATTCTCGAACACTACGCAGCAAACATACATATTTACGACCGATGATATTGAATCTGGCTCATGGGAGACTTTTACAATAAACCGATTATTCCATGATCCCTCTCTGTTTTTTGATGACGGCCGTGCTTTTCTGCTGTATGGCGTAGATGACATCAGGATTGTAGAACTGACATCTGATGCAACTACATTAAAACCAAATGGCGTTGACCGGGTACTCATTTCCGACTCGAAGAGCATTGCCGGAGACAAGTTTTATGTGCCCGCCGAGGGAGCCCACATCAGAAAAATAAACGGGTATTATTATGTCTCACTCATTTCTTGGCCAGCCGGTGATGGTCGCACGCAGCTTACCTACCGGTCGGACAGCTTGCTGGGAGAGTATACAGGTAAGGTATCGCTGCAGGATGACGGGATCGCACAGGGTGGTCTTATTGACACTCCTGAAGGGGACTGGTATGGATTTTTGTTTCAAGATCATGGCTCAGTCGGTCGCATCCCCCAGTTGGTCCCTGTGCATTGGGAAAATAACTGGCCGATATTTGGTATAAATGGTGAAGTTCCTGAGCAGCTGGATATTCAGGCTGAGGATGATGATCCTGCCGGTATTGTCGGCTCAGATGAGTTTGACGGGAATGCAGGACCTGCCCAGTACAATGAAGAAACATCTATTTTGAAGGGCTTGTCACTTGTTTGGCAGTGGAATCACAATCCGGATTCTGATCATTGGTCACTGAACGAACGCCCCGGCTACTTACGGCTAACTAACGCCGAGTTTGACACCAGCTGGGTTGATACCCGGAATACCCTGACCCAAAGAACATTTGGACCTCAGTCCACTGGCACTGTTTTGATGGATATCCAACATATGAAGAATGGGGATTATGCCGGTCTGGGTGCTTTGCAGGGTACGAACGGCTTTGTGGGCGTTAAAAAAGAGAATGGTGAAATGTATCTTATGATGATGAAAGCAACCCCTGAGGAGCAGGAGGAAATCGAGACTCTTCCACTGGAGCAGGACAAAGTGCACCTCCGCATTGCATTTAACTTTGAAGATATGACTGACAAGGCCTATTTCTACTACAGCCTGGATGGGGAATCATGGCACCAAATTGGCGATATGTTGCAGATGGAGTATACGCTGGATCACTTTGTGGGATACCGGTTTGCTCTGTTTAGCTATGCTACCAGGGAAACGGGGGGCTCCGTGGATTTTGATTATTTCAGGATTGAGCCCGGGCTGCTGAATGAAGATGGTTAGACCGCTACTGCTTTAGGCGACTAAATAATTTACCTGATCACCAATAATAAATGATTTATACTATAAAAAATTACTTTTAATAATAATATATCCAACGTCAACGCTTAACAATGGTCACACAAATGTTTAAAAAATCCTTGATGCTACTGCCTGCATTTTTGTTACTGATGGCTGGTCAGGTTTGTTCGCAAGATCTGAGTCCATCCGCAGATAATCCGCCGGATACAGACCAATCTGATGCAACGGTCTCCGATCCGAAATTCGACTGGTATAAATATGTTGGGAACGATCCGATTTACCGGGATCTTTCCGTAGGCCAGGATGAATATATCAATCCGATTAATTCCGGGTTTTATCCTGACCCAAGCATCACCCGGGCTGGCGACGATTACTATATGGTCCATTCTTCCTTTAGTTATTATCCGGGCATCCCCATCTTCCACAGCAAAGACCTAATCAACTGGGAACAGATTGGTCATGTGCTAGACCGGCCTTCACAACTGCAGGTGGATGGGCTGGGCATATCAGAAGGCGTGTTTGCCCCAACTATTGAGTACAATGATGGTACCTTTTATGTAGTAAACACGATTGTTGGGGGCGGCGGCAACTTTATCGTTACAACGGATGATCCCGCCGGAGATTGGTCAGATCCAATGTGGCTGAATGGAGTGGGCGGTATTGATCCTTCCCTCTTTTTTGATGATGACGGAACCACCTATATTCTGAACAATGATGCGCCTGAAGGTGAACCGCTCTATCAAGGGCACCGTGCCATCTGGATTCGGCCGTATGACCTTGAAGCAAACCAGCCAGCTGGAGAGGCCAAGGTGATTGTAAATGGCGGTGTAGATATTAGCGAGCAGCCAATCTGGATCGAGGGTCCGCACATGATGAAAGTGAACGGGGAATACATCCTGCACAACGCTGAAGGGGGGACCGGTCCTCAGCACTCCCAGGTAGTGTTCAAGGGAGATGACCCGATGGGTCCATTTGAGCCGTGGGATCAGAATCCCATCCTGACTCAGCGCCATATCTCACCCAACCGTGAGTTTCCCGTGGAATATGTAGGGCATGCTGACATGGTGGAAACCCAGAACGGCGAGTGGTGGGCTATATTCCTGGGAGTTCGCCCGTATGACGGCTCTAACTTTAACACAGGTCGTGAGACGTTCCTGCTGCCGGTTACCTGGACGGAGGACAACTGGCCCACTATCCTGGACTATGAAAGTAAAGAGACCGTGCCGGTGAAATTGGAACGCCCTGATCTGCCGCTGAGTGAAGAACCCGTACCGCCAAATAATGGCAACTTTACTTACACTGATGATTTTGAAAGCCCGGAACTGGCCGACTATTGGACTATGATCCGTACTCCTCAGTCAGAATGGTGGAATATTTCGGATGATGGACAACTTGAGATTGAGTCTCGATCTGAGATAATCAGTGGTCGCGGCAATCCGTCATTTATCGGGAAACGGCAAAAGAACGCCTATGCTACGGTATCCACAAAAATGACATTTGATCCTAAAGTAGAAGGTAATGTGGCCGGTTTGGTGGCTTTCCAGGGAGAAAACTATTATTACCTGCTCGGCGTAACGGCCAATGAAGAAGGCCAGTATGAGATCTACCTGGAGAAATCCGAAGGCAATCAAAAAGAGATCATTGCTTCTGAGGTGATTGAAGACAACCCGGATAACAAATACTACCTAAAAATTCAGGCACGGGGCGCCGAATACGATTTCTCATACGGAATCGGTGAAGACGACTGGCAACCCTTGTACCAGGGTGCCGACGGAACGATTCTCAGTACCACCAAAGCCGGTGGATTCGTGGGAACCGTTATAGGTATGTATGCCTACACGCCTGAATAGAGAGAAGAAATTGATAAATGATGCCGGTTCTTTCTATCGGCAATGGATATAATAACAAATTACCACTCGGTGTCGTATGAAAGCGATGCCGGTTTTTACTAGCTTGATACCAGAAGGTTTGGAAATACTACCGTTTTAGACCTCTTATTTCATAGAAGGGATTTGGGGGCAAAACAATAATATTTTATGAGCTCTTTTATAATTTCAGGGCTCGGAATGGATTCGCTTCACTCAAATATTGTAGAAGAAAAATGCGAAAAAAAAGTTTTTTACTGATCCAGAAAATGTCGGTGATAGCAACGTTTATCTTTTTGCTGTTACTATCGCCTGGTATATTGCATGCTCAGCAGGTTATTAAATTGTATCCCGGTGCCATTCCTAGCGCAAAAAGCAGTGATCTTACAGAGTCAGACACGGATGTAACGACGGGCATGTTTCGCGAAGTGATAACGCCTACTCTGGAAATGTTTGCTCCTGAGAAAGATAAAGCTACGGGTGCAGCTGTTGTGATCTGTCCCGGCGGCGGTTACAGTGTGTTGGTGTATGAGGGCGAAGGAGTAACTACAGCCAGAGAATTTGCCAACAATGGCGTAACTGCATTCGTGTTGAAATATCGACTCCCCCGGGATGCCACCATGGAGAATAAAACAATAGGTCCGCTGCAAGACGCTCAACAAGCGATCAAGGTGGTACGCGAAAATGCGGATAAATGGGGTATTGATAAAGATAAGATCGGGATTATGGGATTTTCGGCGGGGGGACATCTGGCGTCAACGGCCGCCACGCATTTTGAAGAAGCCTTGATCCCCAATGAAAATAACACCAGCCTGCGACCTGATTTCCAGATTTTGATCTATCCAGTAATTAGCATGCAGGATAGTCTTACTCACGGTGGATCGCGCAACAATTTGTTGGGTGGAGCGCCTCCACAAGAACTAACTGACGAGTACTCAAATGAGTTGCAGGTTGCCCCAAATAGTCCTCCGGCCTACATCACTCATGCAGGAGATGATGAGCTGGTAGTGGTTGATAACAGCATCGATTATTACGAGAGCTTGCAGCATCACAAAGTGCCGGCAGAGTTACACCTGTACCCCAGAGGCGGGCATGGATTTGTGTTAGCAGAACCAACCGGGGAGTGGATGGCTCCCATTTTCAAATGGATGACAAATTCTGAATGGATGGGCAATTAATTCAAATTTGTAAAGACTTCGAGGTCGTCCCATTTAATTCTATTTACCGGGATTTTTATCAACAACTAATCAACAATTATTAAATAACCACTTAACAACATGCGAACATTACTTGTTTTATGCTGTATGCTGATGGCATCAGTGGCGTATTCACAGAATTCCATGACGGTATCCAGTCCTGATGGTAACTTGGAATTAAATGTATCGGTCAACAACGGCAATCCGGTTTATTCAGTTACCTATAACGGGAAAACCATGCTCGAAAACTCTCCACTGGGATTGGTGACCAACGAAGGGGATTTCAGATCCGGGATGCGTTTTGTGGAGTCAACAACCGGTAAGGTTGACAAGGAATATACTCAGCGAAAAATCAAGCAATCGTTTGTTCAATACCAGGCAAATACTTTGAATGTTACCCTGGAAAATGCAGGAGAAAAGCAGATCTCAGTCTTATTCCAGGTAAGCAACAATGACATTGCATTCCGCTATGAATTTCCCGTCTGGGGAGATAGAAGGGCTGCTGTCGTTGAAGAAGAGGCCACGGGTTTCAAGTTTCCTTCTACTGCCATGGCATTCCTTTCGCCAATGATGACTCCAATGACCGGCTTCGCGCGCACTGCTCCCAGCTACGAGAGCGGATATGTTGCCGACGAACCGATGGAAAATACCAACGCTGATTATGGGTATGTTTATCCCGGCCTTTTCCGTGTAGGAGATGCTGGATGGGTACTGCTTTCAGAAACAGGCGTAGGAAGTAATTACAACGCTTCTCATCTAAGCAGCTACAGCAATGGGGGGTACACGGTTGAATATCCCAGTGCTGCACAGAACAATGGCTTTGGAAGTACGGGAGCACAAATTGGCCTGCCGGGTACTACGCCCTGGCGTACCATTACGATTGGAGAGACTCTGAAACCAATTGTTGAAACAACTATTTCATGGGATGTTGTTGATCCGCTTTACGAGCCCTCTCAGTTATATGAATTTGGTCGTGGCACCTGGAGTTGGATTATCTGGCAGGACAACAGCATGAATTATGAGGATCAAGTAACCTACATAGATCTGGCCGCCGCCCTCGATTTTGAATTTATACTGATTGACGCGTGGTGGGATGAAAATATTGGCTATGAAAGGATGGAAGAGCTGGTACGATACGCCCGGTCGAAAGATGTAGGTGTGTTTCTTTGGTATAACTCCAACGGCGTAGTCAATGATGCCCCGCAGACGCCCAGAAATAAGATGCATACCTCCATAGCCCGCAAAAAGGAGATGGAATGGCTGCAGGAAATTGGCGTTGAAGGGATAAAAGTGGATTTCATGGGTGGAGACAAACAGACCACCATGCGCTTGTATGAAAACATTCTTTCGGATGCCAATGATCACGGGTTACAGGTGATCTTTCATGGTACCACGCTTCCCCGCGGCTGGGAACGCATGTATCCCAATTTTGTAGGAAATGAGGCGGTTCTCGCATCAGAAATGCTTGTATTTGTAGAGGACGTTCGCCAAAAAGAGGCATTCTACGCCTCACTGCATCCATTTATCCGTAATTCAGTGGCCAGCATGGAGTTTGGCGGCGTCGTACTTAACGACTATCTGAATAAAGGAAACCAGCGAGGTCAAAAGCGGCAAACCACTGATGCCTTCCAACTGGCCACAGGTGTGCTCTTCCAGAACCCGGTGCAGATGTTTGCCCTGACCCCCAACAACCTGCATGATGTACCAGATTTTGAACTGGATTTCATGCGTAATTTGCCCACCACGTGGGATGAGACGGTATTCCTGGATGGATACCCGGGTAAATACACCGTTCTTGCTCGTCGTCATGGTCAACAGTGGTACATTGCAGGCGTAAACGCTGAAACGTCAGCCAAGGAGTTAACGCTGGAGCTCCCGATGTTAGCTGGTCAAGAAGTAGCTATGTACAATGACGA
Coding sequences:
- a CDS encoding endo-1,4-beta-xylanase, yielding MKIKKQLIEFSGIIILIAILILTAGSNQVNGQVTNVNAHEPSKSLSETYDSMFKIGVALNRWQVRGENSQAESLIRKHFNSITPENEMKWARIHPEPDEYNFEAADQFVTFGENRDMFIVGHTLVWHSQIPDWTFLDENGDELDSKALLKRMKDHIDTVVGRYKGRVDAWDVVNEAATWSDGLRQSKWLEIIGEEYLGKAFQYAHEADPDAELYYNDYNLWAPDKRETVVKMVKRLKENNVPIHGVGMQGHYGLESPSLKQIEESIKAFSELGVKVMITELDVSVLPSRDDVNVSYNPDERQGAEADVPEALNPYTEGLPDSVQQQLKNRYVELFELFKKHQDKIGRVTFWGLHDGGSWLNNFPIPGRTNYPLLFNREYQPKAAFHGVLEAAGN
- a CDS encoding glycoside hydrolase family 43 protein, encoding MNSTTSYLLKGTFLLFLILLAQTGLSQSIEPGKKTNSTTYAQNPVIWADVPDPSIIRVGDSYYMSSTTMHFNPGVPIMKSNDLVNWEIVNYVYDTLDDSDPFLLQNGQNAYGEGTWASSLRYHNGTFYLATFSNTTQQTYIFTTDDIESGSWETFTINRLFHDPSLFFDDGRAFLLYGVDDIRIVELTSDATTLKPNGVDRVLISDSKSIAGDKFYVPAEGAHIRKINGYYYVSLISWPAGDGRTQLTYRSDSLLGEYTGKVSLQDDGIAQGGLIDTPEGDWYGFLFQDHGSVGRIPQLVPVHWENNWPIFGINGEVPEQLDIQAEDDDPAGIVGSDEFDGNAGPAQYNEETSILKGLSLVWQWNHNPDSDHWSLNERPGYLRLTNAEFDTSWVDTRNTLTQRTFGPQSTGTVLMDIQHMKNGDYAGLGALQGTNGFVGVKKENGEMYLMMMKATPEEQEEIETLPLEQDKVHLRIAFNFEDMTDKAYFYYSLDGESWHQIGDMLQMEYTLDHFVGYRFALFSYATRETGGSVDFDYFRIEPGLLNEDG
- a CDS encoding glycoside hydrolase family 43 protein; this translates as MFKKSLMLLPAFLLLMAGQVCSQDLSPSADNPPDTDQSDATVSDPKFDWYKYVGNDPIYRDLSVGQDEYINPINSGFYPDPSITRAGDDYYMVHSSFSYYPGIPIFHSKDLINWEQIGHVLDRPSQLQVDGLGISEGVFAPTIEYNDGTFYVVNTIVGGGGNFIVTTDDPAGDWSDPMWLNGVGGIDPSLFFDDDGTTYILNNDAPEGEPLYQGHRAIWIRPYDLEANQPAGEAKVIVNGGVDISEQPIWIEGPHMMKVNGEYILHNAEGGTGPQHSQVVFKGDDPMGPFEPWDQNPILTQRHISPNREFPVEYVGHADMVETQNGEWWAIFLGVRPYDGSNFNTGRETFLLPVTWTEDNWPTILDYESKETVPVKLERPDLPLSEEPVPPNNGNFTYTDDFESPELADYWTMIRTPQSEWWNISDDGQLEIESRSEIISGRGNPSFIGKRQKNAYATVSTKMTFDPKVEGNVAGLVAFQGENYYYLLGVTANEEGQYEIYLEKSEGNQKEIIASEVIEDNPDNKYYLKIQARGAEYDFSYGIGEDDWQPLYQGADGTILSTTKAGGFVGTVIGMYAYTPE
- a CDS encoding alpha/beta hydrolase translates to MRKKSFLLIQKMSVIATFIFLLLLSPGILHAQQVIKLYPGAIPSAKSSDLTESDTDVTTGMFREVITPTLEMFAPEKDKATGAAVVICPGGGYSVLVYEGEGVTTAREFANNGVTAFVLKYRLPRDATMENKTIGPLQDAQQAIKVVRENADKWGIDKDKIGIMGFSAGGHLASTAATHFEEALIPNENNTSLRPDFQILIYPVISMQDSLTHGGSRNNLLGGAPPQELTDEYSNELQVAPNSPPAYITHAGDDELVVVDNSIDYYESLQHHKVPAELHLYPRGGHGFVLAEPTGEWMAPIFKWMTNSEWMGN
- a CDS encoding glycoside hydrolase family 97 protein; amino-acid sequence: MRTLLVLCCMLMASVAYSQNSMTVSSPDGNLELNVSVNNGNPVYSVTYNGKTMLENSPLGLVTNEGDFRSGMRFVESTTGKVDKEYTQRKIKQSFVQYQANTLNVTLENAGEKQISVLFQVSNNDIAFRYEFPVWGDRRAAVVEEEATGFKFPSTAMAFLSPMMTPMTGFARTAPSYESGYVADEPMENTNADYGYVYPGLFRVGDAGWVLLSETGVGSNYNASHLSSYSNGGYTVEYPSAAQNNGFGSTGAQIGLPGTTPWRTITIGETLKPIVETTISWDVVDPLYEPSQLYEFGRGTWSWIIWQDNSMNYEDQVTYIDLAAALDFEFILIDAWWDENIGYERMEELVRYARSKDVGVFLWYNSNGVVNDAPQTPRNKMHTSIARKKEMEWLQEIGVEGIKVDFMGGDKQTTMRLYENILSDANDHGLQVIFHGTTLPRGWERMYPNFVGNEAVLASEMLVFVEDVRQKEAFYASLHPFIRNSVASMEFGGVVLNDYLNKGNQRGQKRQTTDAFQLATGVLFQNPVQMFALTPNNLHDVPDFELDFMRNLPTTWDETVFLDGYPGKYTVLARRHGQQWYIAGVNAETSAKELTLELPMLAGQEVAMYNDDSDKETYMEQIEVPEDGELVITIQPNGGFVLTD